The Limnospira fusiformis SAG 85.79 genomic interval GCGTTAAAACGGCGAATATCGACCCGTAGGCGATCGGGTTCCGGGTCAGACAATAGGGGGGGGTCTGGTAGGTGGAATAAGGGTTCTAAAATTTCGGAGATACTGCTGGCTGTATCAATCATTTGTAGGGTAGCGCCTAGTTTGACTGCTACATCCTGTGAGACTTGATAGCATTCCCCGGAAATAGCTGGACCCATGGCGACTCGTAAATTAGCAATCTGGCTGCCTTGCTGTTGAAATTGAGCGATCGCCAATGGTAGAATTCTGGTAGATGTACCGCGCCACCCGGCATGAATGGCAGCTACTCGCCCGGTTACCACATCACCTATAAGCACAGGAACACAGTCAGCACTGGCTACCCAGACGGATTCTAAGCCTTTATTGGTTATTAAGCCATCAGCTTCCGACCAGGATATTTCCTCGCTATTGGTTTCAGTTTTTGGTATAGGGGAAACCTGAGTGGTTTTGAAAACCTGGTTACCATGAACCTGTTTGAGACGGTAGACCTGGGCGGATGGTTCCAGAACCTGCACTAAATCAACAGGAGAACGGGGGCTAAATCGTCGCGAAAAAAAACCATGTGGCCAGTCTTTTAAGATACTACAGGTTAAATAGGGCAGTTGTTGCCACTGATACCAAGTCCAGATGTGCATTGTGTCAGTGAAAAGAGATTTCAGGGAACAGCTTAACCGGGAAAGCGCGACAATTATTGATTTAACTTACCGGGATATTTGATTAAATGGATTGCGATCGCATACTGGGTGCTTTACAGGCTTTACAAGAAAACGCCGTGGCTGTTGGCTCGCCGACGGTCTCCTACCTTGACCTTGATGCTTCTCCGTCTATCCTCATATTCGATCAGCTTGGTTCCACTAATGAAACCCTGTGGGAGTTGTTGAACACTGGTAAAGCCGCTCATAGAACCACAGTGATCGCTCTCCAACAAACAGCGGGACGGGGACAATGGGGGCGTGAGTGGCAGTCAGAATTGGGGGGATTGTACTTGTCTTATGCCCTCGCCCTCCATCAGACTATCACAGATGCTGCTACCCCACAGCATAACTATATAGCCTGGTTAACCCAATGTAGTGCTTGGGGTATTGCTACAGTTTTACGCTCGCGCGGTATTCCCGTATGGCTGAAATGGCCTAATGATCTGCTCCTGACAAAACGCAAATTGGGTGGTATCCTAACAGAAACTAAAGTCCACAAGGGAAAAATCAGCCAAGCCGTGATTGGAGTCGGTCTGAATTGGAGTAACTCTGTACCCCCCACTGGCATTAATCTGCAAGAATTTTTCAATGCACATCCCACTACGCCTGGGGTAAACTCACGAGAAATGTTGGCAGCTATTGTGATCTGGGGTATCGAGTTAGGGTTAATGCACTATGCACAGAGGGGAAGTAAGGGTCTGATGTCATCCTATATGCAACTGCTTCTTCTGAACTCATCGGACTCTTAACCCTTTCGCGGAGCGACTACGCAGTAGCATCCCCCTGGGAAATTATTTCCCCATTGTACGTCAGGCTCTGTAGAATGAAACTCGGTTAAAGCCTAAACAACTCAATTCTACAATTGCCCAATTTATCATCTGGTTGTGTGAGGAAATGACAGAATCCAGTTACTCTAAATCTAATGTAAAATCTACCCAGCCTATTTCCCATAATAGTAGACTGTCCTGGCGCTCCCTGGCGTTGGGATTAAGCTGTTTGAGTGGGGTAGGATTATTGGTAAATCGTGCGATCGCCTATGAAGAATTTTCTATCCCCTTTGATAACGAACCCCTAGAATCCTACAACACCTACACCCCCGAACCAGAACCCTATTACGCGCCGCCAGTTCAGGAATCTTATATAGCGCCAGAACCCTACTACGAACCAGAACCCTATTACGCGCCGCCAGTTCAGGAATCTTATATAGCGCCAGAACCCTACTACGAACCAGAACCCTATTACGCGCCGCCAGTTCAGGAATCTTATATAGCGCCAGAACCTTACTACGAACCAGAACCCTATTACGAACCAGAACCCTATTATGAGCCACCCATAGAAAGGTCAGGTGGTTACATCGCCCCACCAGAACAGCCGATTTATCTGCCAGAAAAGCACCAAACGGCATCGCCACCCTCTTATGAGAATATTTCTCCCCCATCTGCATCCACAGCCCAGGGAACACCATTTAATAACCCAGATCATAACTTTATCGACCCTACAGATTACAGTATTGGGGCTACAGGAGGCGGTGGTTATGAAGCGCCTTCAACCGTCATCTTTTCCGAGCGCCAGACAGGTTGTGAAACAGTGGTTGGAGTCGGTCAAACTGTTGATCGATTGTGTGTTCCGCCACCCGCACCTATTGCTGGAATTCCTGGTCAGCCTACTTATGGGACAGGATATCCCAGCGGGGGAGGTAAAACAGTTACTCAGCACCGTCAGCCTTCCCATTCATTCGGTCAACAAGCAACAGGAAGAACTCACTCAGCCCACAGCAGAGGCTGGGGAACTACAAACGTCGCCGCCAGTTATGGTGGCTCTCCAGACTATTCCTATCAGGTCCCTGTAGCCGGATTAAGTCCCGTGCAAGTGGGACCCATCAGCATGAGTGCGATGAGTAATTCAGGTTTGAGTTACTATAAGCGCACCATGCGACCCCCCAGACTTCCCGGAAATTCAGATACTCACCTGCTTTTCCCCCTCAGTATTCCCGCCCCAATTACTTCATTATTTGGTTGGCGACAACACCCAATTTTGGGAACTGGCAGCTTCCATACAGGTATTGATTTCGGAGCAGATACCGGAACTCCTGTAGTGGCATCTTATTCAGGGGAAGTTACCCTGGCTGACTGGTTAGGGGGATATGGTTTAACCGTGGTTCTTAACCACCAGAAAAAATCGAAAGAAACCCTTTATGCTCACCTATCAGAATTGTTTGTCAAACCGGGAGAATTTGTCCAACAAGGGGAGGTAATTGGACGGGTAGGAAGTACGGGAATGTCTACAGGACCTCACCTGCACTTTGAGTTACGGAAGCTGACTAATGAAGGCTGGGTAGCGATTGATCCACTATTACAGATAGAATTTGCCCTCGCTCAACTAATCAATACTCTGCGCGTGGCTGAAGTACCAGCAGAGGAATTTATTGCTGCCTTACCTAACCAAACGAGGAACTGGGAAACTGG includes:
- the pgeF gene encoding peptidoglycan editing factor PgeF; the encoded protein is MHIWTWYQWQQLPYLTCSILKDWPHGFFSRRFSPRSPVDLVQVLEPSAQVYRLKQVHGNQVFKTTQVSPIPKTETNSEEISWSEADGLITNKGLESVWVASADCVPVLIGDVVTGRVAAIHAGWRGTSTRILPLAIAQFQQQGSQIANLRVAMGPAISGECYQVSQDVAVKLGATLQMIDTASSISEILEPLFHLPDPPLLSDPEPDRLRVDIRRFNALQLEAVGLDPEQIAICSECTYSQPELLFSSRRDRLKLVQWSGIVSFS
- a CDS encoding M23 family metallopeptidase gives rise to the protein MTESSYSKSNVKSTQPISHNSRLSWRSLALGLSCLSGVGLLVNRAIAYEEFSIPFDNEPLESYNTYTPEPEPYYAPPVQESYIAPEPYYEPEPYYAPPVQESYIAPEPYYEPEPYYAPPVQESYIAPEPYYEPEPYYEPEPYYEPPIERSGGYIAPPEQPIYLPEKHQTASPPSYENISPPSASTAQGTPFNNPDHNFIDPTDYSIGATGGGGYEAPSTVIFSERQTGCETVVGVGQTVDRLCVPPPAPIAGIPGQPTYGTGYPSGGGKTVTQHRQPSHSFGQQATGRTHSAHSRGWGTTNVAASYGGSPDYSYQVPVAGLSPVQVGPISMSAMSNSGLSYYKRTMRPPRLPGNSDTHLLFPLSIPAPITSLFGWRQHPILGTGSFHTGIDFGADTGTPVVASYSGEVTLADWLGGYGLTVVLNHQKKSKETLYAHLSELFVKPGEFVQQGEVIGRVGSTGMSTGPHLHFELRKLTNEGWVAIDPLLQIEFALAQLINTLRVAEVPAEEFIAALPNQTRNWETGLPQLPPLPPGMDIIVPNLEPPTINFGFKENVEKAQQ
- a CDS encoding biotin--[acetyl-CoA-carboxylase] ligase translates to MDCDRILGALQALQENAVAVGSPTVSYLDLDASPSILIFDQLGSTNETLWELLNTGKAAHRTTVIALQQTAGRGQWGREWQSELGGLYLSYALALHQTITDAATPQHNYIAWLTQCSAWGIATVLRSRGIPVWLKWPNDLLLTKRKLGGILTETKVHKGKISQAVIGVGLNWSNSVPPTGINLQEFFNAHPTTPGVNSREMLAAIVIWGIELGLMHYAQRGSKGLMSSYMQLLLLNSSDS